One part of the Sphingobacterium sp. LZ7M1 genome encodes these proteins:
- a CDS encoding RagB/SusD family nutrient uptake outer membrane protein yields MKKNSLYIIALASLSLFSCKDFLDVKPTNSTDSSVTIQTVADAKVMINGLTRQIVKSSLFGRNLMLYGDAKGGDLTIVSQGRGLDALYVFNHSVNNNNYSDFWADGYNAIMQANNIIKSIDDLQAAGTELDFNNFEGQALTIRALLHFELVKLYGKTYTQDPNALGVPIVTEALSTSAQPLRNKVSEVYGQIIKDLTAAAELLPKTKANGYINYYANRVILSRVYMTMGDFDKALAAAEEVIDSKVYSLYSNSEWVPSWANQFGKESIFEITLAKDQGDLGSASLGFYYLKNKDNNALGNFTASDYFLSRLGQDEDDVRWGIFTKDELDRQAACYKYVGSVEKDGDGKDTYTAVNIKVARLSEVYLNAAESALKKPSPDKAKAANYLNEIRKRAPELAAATAATVTEAMILDEKSKELYGEGQRYWDMIRTNKTITFNDEHVGVTMSHRQKSINRTFFKTILPIPQVEINANPGLEAQQNPGY; encoded by the coding sequence ATGAAAAAGAATTCATTATATATCATAGCACTTGCAAGTTTATCGTTGTTTTCTTGTAAGGATTTCTTGGATGTAAAACCAACCAACTCCACCGATTCCAGTGTAACCATTCAAACAGTTGCCGATGCGAAGGTGATGATCAATGGTTTGACAAGACAGATTGTAAAATCAAGCTTATTTGGCCGAAACTTAATGCTCTACGGAGATGCAAAAGGAGGTGATCTTACCATTGTCTCCCAAGGCCGCGGGCTAGATGCATTATATGTATTCAACCACTCCGTCAATAACAACAACTATTCTGATTTCTGGGCAGATGGATATAATGCCATCATGCAAGCAAACAATATCATCAAAAGTATTGATGACCTCCAAGCAGCCGGAACTGAACTGGATTTCAATAATTTTGAAGGTCAAGCTTTGACCATCCGTGCCTTATTACATTTTGAATTGGTCAAACTTTACGGAAAAACCTATACACAAGACCCGAATGCATTAGGGGTTCCTATTGTTACTGAAGCATTAAGTACCTCTGCTCAACCCTTGCGTAATAAAGTTTCTGAAGTGTATGGGCAGATCATAAAGGATCTAACTGCTGCAGCAGAGTTGCTTCCTAAAACAAAGGCAAATGGTTACATAAATTACTATGCCAATAGGGTTATCCTTTCAAGGGTCTACATGACCATGGGAGATTTTGACAAAGCTTTGGCTGCAGCCGAAGAAGTCATTGACTCCAAGGTTTACTCCTTATACTCCAACAGCGAATGGGTACCTTCTTGGGCAAATCAATTTGGCAAAGAGTCGATTTTTGAAATCACCTTAGCCAAAGATCAAGGCGATTTAGGGTCCGCATCCTTGGGTTTCTATTATTTGAAGAATAAGGATAACAATGCACTTGGTAATTTCACAGCTTCAGACTATTTCTTATCACGTTTAGGACAAGATGAAGATGATGTGCGTTGGGGAATATTCACCAAAGATGAATTGGACCGTCAGGCAGCATGTTATAAGTACGTAGGCTCAGTTGAAAAAGATGGGGATGGCAAGGATACTTATACGGCTGTCAATATTAAAGTAGCCCGTTTATCTGAAGTCTATTTAAATGCGGCCGAATCAGCATTGAAAAAACCATCTCCTGACAAAGCTAAAGCGGCGAACTACCTGAACGAAATCCGCAAACGTGCTCCTGAATTGGCAGCAGCAACGGCTGCAACTGTTACAGAAGCCATGATCTTGGATGAAAAGAGCAAGGAGCTTTACGGCGAAGGTCAACGTTATTGGGATATGATCCGTACAAATAAAACGATCACCTTCAATGATGAACATGTTGGAGTTACCATGTCACATAGACAAAAATCCATCAATAGGACTTTCTTCAAAACCATTCTCCCTATTCCACAAGTGGAAATCAATGCAAATCCAGGACTTGAAGCACAGCAGAACCCAGGATATTAA
- a CDS encoding TonB-dependent receptor gives MKHHLLTTLCVVACTSMQVVNAQQIAVAGKVSGSDGTPLVGVTVSVKGTTISTSTNENGLFSLNADHNATLVVSYIGYTSQEIPLNGRKAINITLNQDDQAIDEVMVVAYGTAKKSSFTGSAATVNYEKEAKDIPVTSFEQALTGRIPGVQINTTSGQAGSTSSIRVRGIGSMNASNEPLYVVDGVPVVSGNVGQMSGALSGSSNNIMATINPNDIESISILKDAAAASLYGSRAANGVVIITTKSGKAGKPKIDFRTSYAVTPNWATDNYKPGNPQEQIQYFYQIFHDYRTSNGYTQEQANQYALNRMNTRFGIHGYEFSSEGTGLYDKIIIKGKTDGVENRDGQYFDWNDALFRTGKYQTNDLAVSGASDKTKYYSSLSYTTDKGRAYTNEFERIGGRLNFSQKLSEKVEFATNFNLNHNNKEGYNDTRNTGTNYMYLANNLLFPFYWPTDYRTGKEYTTRYNSLGYNPLYYDKQWENNSKTLRIVAAPSLTVKFLPELTGKTIFSYDNAEVKDHLYYSPLHYHTTYGATANGTVFEYSTNYKKLISSSTLNYNKTFATEHTLDLLVGFEAEKNETNYQFASGSNLPSSSLHTVATAGIKDADAYMWGNNMMSVFSRAEYNFKNTYFLSGSLRRDGNSRLGPDTRWGNFWSLSAAWNLKNESFISDIEEINLLKLKASYGTNGTLPTSNFGWRSLASYGYNYMDQPGGILTTIADKDLKWEKSHTFNVGAEFGLFNNRLYGTVEYFNRDSKDLLQDVNISLVTGFNSTLLNVGEINNKGLEISIGGDLIKKDDFRWSANVNTSFLKSKVSKLYGGKDITWWDPTGGDSRVQFMYKEGEDVYSYYMAEWAGVDPSNGKPMWYTNDGTEGEFLHNGRGATNKVSDAKQVIVGSPIPKAYGGFNTDIEYKGFSLGLNFTYKIGGKLFDAGSRDVAEDGYYWERIRSYYAIQNVWTPDNTDALYPFVSGNDPEDGITRSTRHLYDASFLRLKNVNVSYRLPSAVVSKIGFSNARIFFNGTNLLTASKFKWADPEVNQFGTRGWETPFGKTYTFGLEVSL, from the coding sequence ATGAAACATCACTTGCTCACAACTTTGTGCGTAGTGGCTTGCACGTCTATGCAGGTCGTTAATGCGCAACAAATCGCTGTGGCTGGGAAAGTTTCTGGATCAGATGGCACTCCGCTCGTTGGAGTAACTGTATCTGTGAAAGGAACAACAATCAGTACCAGTACCAACGAGAATGGCTTGTTTTCTCTAAATGCAGATCACAATGCCACATTGGTTGTATCTTATATAGGATACACAAGCCAAGAAATCCCACTGAACGGAAGAAAAGCCATCAACATCACCTTAAATCAAGATGACCAAGCCATCGATGAAGTTATGGTTGTTGCTTATGGTACTGCCAAGAAAAGCTCCTTTACAGGTTCGGCAGCAACCGTAAATTATGAAAAAGAGGCAAAAGACATTCCCGTTACCTCCTTCGAACAAGCTTTAACTGGTCGCATACCAGGTGTTCAGATCAATACGACTTCGGGCCAGGCTGGATCAACCTCCAGTATCCGGGTTAGGGGAATCGGTTCCATGAACGCCTCCAACGAACCTTTATATGTAGTGGATGGAGTACCGGTAGTTTCTGGAAATGTGGGCCAAATGAGTGGAGCTCTTTCGGGAAGCAGCAACAATATCATGGCCACCATTAACCCTAATGACATTGAATCCATTTCAATTCTGAAAGATGCCGCGGCAGCTTCATTATATGGTTCGCGTGCAGCAAATGGGGTAGTGATCATTACGACTAAATCAGGAAAAGCCGGAAAACCAAAAATCGATTTCCGTACCTCCTATGCCGTAACTCCTAATTGGGCGACCGACAACTACAAACCTGGAAATCCTCAGGAACAGATCCAGTACTTCTACCAAATTTTCCACGATTACAGAACCTCCAACGGATACACCCAAGAACAGGCAAATCAATATGCCTTAAACCGTATGAATACGAGATTCGGGATCCACGGCTATGAATTCTCTAGCGAAGGAACCGGCTTGTATGATAAAATTATCATCAAGGGTAAAACGGACGGTGTTGAAAATAGAGACGGTCAATATTTTGATTGGAATGACGCTCTTTTCCGCACTGGAAAATATCAGACCAATGACCTTGCTGTGAGTGGTGCTAGCGATAAAACTAAATATTATTCTTCTTTGTCTTATACAACCGACAAAGGCAGAGCCTATACCAATGAGTTTGAAAGAATCGGCGGCCGATTGAATTTTTCCCAAAAACTTTCTGAAAAAGTCGAATTTGCCACCAACTTCAATTTAAACCATAACAACAAGGAAGGTTACAATGACACGCGTAACACAGGGACAAACTATATGTACCTTGCAAACAACCTATTGTTCCCTTTCTATTGGCCTACGGATTACAGGACAGGCAAAGAATACACAACACGTTATAATTCTTTAGGTTACAACCCATTATACTATGATAAACAATGGGAAAATAATTCAAAGACACTTCGTATTGTTGCTGCTCCATCCTTGACTGTAAAATTCCTTCCGGAATTGACCGGTAAAACCATCTTCTCCTACGATAATGCCGAGGTTAAGGATCATTTATATTATAGCCCTTTGCATTACCATACTACTTATGGTGCTACAGCTAACGGAACTGTTTTTGAGTACAGCACGAATTACAAGAAGTTGATTTCTTCTTCAACCTTGAATTACAACAAAACCTTTGCTACGGAACATACCTTAGATTTATTGGTAGGATTTGAAGCTGAAAAGAATGAAACAAATTATCAATTTGCAAGTGGTTCCAACTTGCCTTCCAGTTCGCTGCATACCGTAGCTACTGCCGGTATCAAAGACGCTGATGCATATATGTGGGGGAATAATATGATGTCTGTATTCTCTAGAGCTGAATACAACTTTAAAAACACTTATTTCCTTTCAGGATCCCTGAGAAGGGACGGTAACTCCAGATTAGGCCCTGATACCCGTTGGGGTAATTTCTGGTCCCTGTCTGCTGCATGGAACCTAAAAAATGAGAGCTTCATTTCGGATATCGAAGAAATCAATCTCCTAAAACTAAAAGCTTCCTATGGTACCAATGGAACTCTTCCTACTTCGAATTTCGGCTGGAGATCCTTGGCTTCGTATGGATATAACTACATGGACCAACCAGGTGGAATCTTGACTACCATTGCAGACAAGGATTTGAAATGGGAAAAGAGCCATACCTTCAACGTAGGTGCTGAATTTGGTTTGTTCAACAATAGACTTTATGGAACCGTTGAATATTTCAATAGAGATTCAAAAGACCTATTACAGGATGTCAACATCTCTTTAGTAACCGGATTTAACTCTACTCTTCTGAATGTTGGGGAAATCAACAATAAAGGCCTTGAAATTTCAATAGGTGGAGACCTCATCAAAAAAGATGATTTCCGTTGGTCCGCTAATGTCAATACCTCTTTCCTGAAATCGAAAGTTTCGAAACTTTATGGTGGTAAAGATATCACTTGGTGGGACCCAACAGGTGGAGATTCAAGAGTGCAATTCATGTACAAAGAAGGGGAAGATGTGTATTCATATTACATGGCTGAATGGGCAGGTGTAGATCCAAGCAATGGTAAGCCAATGTGGTATACCAATGATGGTACAGAAGGAGAATTCTTGCACAACGGACGTGGTGCTACCAATAAGGTAAGCGATGCAAAACAGGTTATCGTTGGCTCTCCGATCCCTAAAGCATATGGAGGTTTCAATACCGATATAGAATACAAAGGTTTCTCTTTGGGCTTAAACTTCACTTATAAAATCGGTGGGAAGTTATTTGATGCGGGCTCAAGAGATGTTGCAGAAGATGGTTATTACTGGGAAAGGATCCGTTCATATTACGCCATACAGAACGTATGGACACCAGATAACACAGATGCACTTTACCCTTTTGTCAGTGGAAATGACCCAGAAGATGGTATCACACGCTCCACCCGGCACCTATACGATGCATCATTCCTGCGCTTGAAAAACGTGAATGTATCATATCGATTGCCAAGTGCAGTAGTCAGCAAAATTGGATTTAGCAATGCTAGGATCTTCTTCAATGGTACTAATTTATTAACCGCTTCTAAATTTAAATGGGCTGACCCTGAGGTTAACCAGTTTGGAACAAGAGGTTGGGAAACTCCTTTCGGAAAAACATACACCTTCGGATTAGAAGTTAGTCTATAA
- a CDS encoding SusC/RagA family TonB-linked outer membrane protein, with protein MNLPTCLSIAVASLCSIQMLSAQQLSIAGKVTNAEGEPIVGASIFVKGTQQGTSSNESGLFTLNAPSSGTLLIRAVGYAPLEVPISGRTNISIQLQHDDSEIDEVVVTALGIQRSEKSLGYGAQSVNSATLNSNKQPNLVNALQGKIAGATISSTGGAPGQGANIQIRGINSIDPTRDNQPLFVIDGILMDNSTSTQGGAEVRGMSNRSVDINPDDIETINILKGGAATALYGLRGANGVVIITTKSGKAGSLKIDYQGTVGFENVNKFPKMQDTYTQGWKGVYDKDDFWPAWGPTVAEAIKVDPTHPITLYKPFEEAFETGNQFRNSLSFSGGSEKFSFLTSVSQLKHNGVLPATDFKNYQARLNTNFTLSEKLKGGSSLAVTNSGGYRGNANRYAEQLIYWTPRYNVRDYLMENGTMKSYGETDNPIYVAHTNRFKDDVLRVIGGFDLTYSPAKWVDLMYRVGIDAYRDNREGTAIGYQGLADERLVYDNGVEGADGRGFYNVYNNNFRALTSTFIATFKHDFNDDLNATLRVGQDVYDRFIKRTATEGGDLTVYNWFDLGNANIIKAATYNEKYRLMGFFGELNLAYKDYLFLTLTGRNDITSTLSKNNRSFFYPSATLSYVLSDQFSMPEAINFAKLRLSYAQIGKDAAPYSTSAGFAPYTNLPTGYIGFTRPSLLGDPQLKPEFTDTYEVGMEMKFLQSRLGLDVNFYNSVSKDQIIQVPVSSTTGFVTASINAGSIRNRGLEITLNTTPVKKDNFTWNSDINFSFNRNKILYIREDLDDEIVVSSEYGYLNSTVSMRIRPGESYGTLYGRTYKRYYTPDEIAQGLDKTREYDESRPLLIGANGFPVLESTSVPKKLGNVQPSWVGGWNNTFNYKSLSLNVLVDARVGQYRYNQLGNFMAAFGEADYTEDRNDYKVFDGVLADGSKNTKEVWLGQGKDPKNGVDYGNGYYRDNFRGNSQFFVEDASWLRLRSVSIGYSLPQQWLENKFVKNARVSLIGNNLALWTKYSGYDPENSTTASGSNIEGFAGMTYPAVRSFLFSLNVGF; from the coding sequence ATGAATTTACCAACTTGCTTATCAATTGCGGTTGCATCATTATGTTCCATTCAGATGCTCTCCGCGCAACAATTGTCCATAGCTGGAAAGGTGACCAACGCCGAAGGTGAACCCATTGTTGGGGCCTCCATTTTTGTAAAAGGCACACAGCAAGGTACTTCCAGTAATGAGAGCGGATTGTTTACTTTGAATGCACCAAGCAGCGGAACGCTGTTAATCCGTGCTGTAGGATACGCTCCTTTGGAAGTCCCTATCAGCGGAAGAACGAACATTTCCATTCAACTTCAACACGATGACAGTGAAATCGATGAAGTTGTAGTGACAGCTCTAGGTATCCAAAGAAGTGAAAAATCGCTAGGATATGGAGCCCAAAGTGTGAACAGTGCCACTTTGAACTCCAACAAACAACCCAACTTGGTCAATGCATTACAAGGTAAAATAGCCGGTGCGACCATCAGCTCTACCGGTGGTGCGCCTGGTCAAGGTGCAAATATCCAAATCCGTGGTATTAACTCCATCGACCCTACCCGCGATAATCAACCTCTTTTCGTAATCGACGGTATCCTAATGGATAACTCGACCTCTACACAAGGTGGTGCCGAAGTACGTGGTATGAGTAACCGTTCAGTGGATATCAACCCTGATGATATTGAAACCATCAATATCCTTAAAGGTGGAGCCGCCACCGCACTTTATGGACTTCGTGGTGCAAATGGTGTTGTCATCATTACTACAAAGAGTGGTAAAGCTGGTTCTTTGAAAATTGATTACCAAGGAACAGTTGGTTTTGAAAATGTCAACAAATTCCCTAAAATGCAGGACACCTATACCCAAGGATGGAAAGGTGTTTATGATAAAGATGATTTCTGGCCTGCTTGGGGACCTACGGTAGCTGAAGCTATTAAAGTAGACCCTACGCATCCAATTACACTATACAAACCTTTTGAAGAGGCATTCGAAACCGGAAACCAATTCCGGAACTCCTTAAGTTTCTCCGGAGGATCTGAAAAATTCAGTTTTTTAACGTCTGTATCCCAATTGAAACATAATGGGGTACTACCAGCAACAGATTTCAAAAATTATCAAGCTCGATTGAACACCAATTTCACCTTAAGTGAAAAATTAAAAGGTGGTTCTTCCCTTGCAGTGACCAACTCAGGAGGTTACCGCGGAAATGCCAATCGCTATGCCGAACAGTTGATCTATTGGACCCCAAGATACAATGTAAGGGATTACCTCATGGAAAATGGAACCATGAAATCTTACGGTGAAACCGACAACCCTATCTATGTCGCACATACCAACAGATTTAAAGACGATGTATTACGCGTAATCGGAGGTTTTGACCTAACCTATTCTCCAGCAAAATGGGTGGATTTGATGTACCGCGTAGGTATTGACGCCTATAGGGATAATCGCGAAGGAACAGCTATTGGTTACCAAGGACTGGCAGATGAGCGTTTAGTTTATGATAATGGTGTTGAGGGTGCTGATGGACGCGGATTTTATAATGTCTACAACAATAATTTCAGGGCATTGACCAGTACTTTCATTGCAACCTTCAAACATGATTTCAACGATGACCTCAATGCTACATTACGTGTTGGACAGGATGTTTACGACCGATTCATTAAAAGAACAGCTACCGAAGGTGGAGATTTAACGGTTTATAACTGGTTTGATCTAGGCAATGCCAACATCATCAAAGCGGCCACATACAATGAAAAATATAGATTGATGGGCTTCTTCGGTGAGTTGAACCTAGCTTACAAAGATTATCTATTCTTAACCCTAACAGGTAGAAATGACATCACCTCTACCTTGAGCAAGAACAATCGTTCTTTCTTCTACCCTTCTGCCACATTAAGCTATGTGCTTTCAGACCAATTCAGTATGCCTGAAGCTATTAACTTTGCCAAATTGCGCTTGTCGTACGCACAGATCGGTAAAGACGCTGCACCTTATTCAACCAGTGCTGGTTTCGCTCCTTATACCAACCTGCCAACAGGTTATATCGGATTTACAAGACCTTCCTTATTGGGTGACCCGCAATTAAAACCTGAATTTACCGACACCTATGAGGTAGGGATGGAAATGAAGTTCTTACAATCTCGATTAGGATTAGATGTGAACTTCTATAACTCGGTAAGTAAGGACCAAATTATTCAAGTCCCTGTATCTTCAACAACTGGATTTGTTACCGCTTCGATTAACGCTGGTAGTATCCGTAACAGAGGTTTAGAGATCACCTTAAATACAACACCTGTTAAGAAGGACAACTTCACATGGAATTCAGACATCAACTTTTCCTTCAACAGAAACAAGATCCTGTACATCCGCGAGGATTTAGATGATGAAATTGTAGTTTCTTCTGAATATGGCTACTTGAACTCAACCGTTTCCATGCGTATCCGTCCAGGAGAGTCCTATGGTACACTTTATGGTAGAACGTACAAGCGTTACTATACTCCTGATGAAATCGCTCAGGGCTTGGATAAAACCCGTGAATACGACGAGAGCCGTCCTCTATTGATCGGTGCAAATGGTTTCCCTGTATTGGAATCAACCTCAGTTCCTAAGAAATTAGGCAATGTTCAACCGAGCTGGGTAGGCGGCTGGAACAACACCTTCAATTACAAGAGCCTATCTTTAAATGTATTGGTCGATGCACGTGTGGGGCAATACCGTTACAACCAATTAGGAAACTTTATGGCTGCATTCGGAGAGGCTGATTATACAGAAGACCGAAATGACTACAAAGTATTTGATGGTGTATTGGCTGACGGTTCAAAGAACACAAAAGAGGTATGGTTAGGCCAAGGAAAAGACCCTAAAAATGGTGTAGATTATGGGAATGGTTATTACCGAGATAACTTCCGTGGAAACTCCCAATTCTTTGTGGAAGATGCTTCATGGTTAAGATTACGATCTGTATCCATTGGCTATAGCTTACCACAACAATGGTTAGAAAACAAGTTTGTTAAGAACGCTAGAGTTTCTTTGATTGGAAACAATCTTGCCCTTTGGACAAAGTATTCAGGATATGACCCTGAAAACTCAACCACGGCAAGTGGATCGAATATCGAAGGTTTTGCAGGGATGACTTACCCTGCTGTCAGAAGCTTCTTATTTAGCTTAAATGTTGGCTTTTAA
- a CDS encoding SusD/RagB family nutrient-binding outer membrane lipoprotein, producing MNKFIKIGKISLLALALFSLNSCKDYFEMTDNPNLVQTPPLNALLTTATHKAAFNNYRIAYFNNQYSQYFASPSGGSDTDTYQITNNSSTWNNLFYSLADLYDFMVKSEEAGASHHLAVAQALTAYQLALVADTWGSVPFSKAFGKEETLTVPFDSEEDLYKAQVDLINKALENFKKTDATQELSAKDDLLCGADLDKWIKLTNGLKARVLNKISKKAAYNPKQVLAAAQASLQSNAEDIGMSTFDGVNPWASISISNLLNNLDGWLGSNFIDQMNGKTYGIVDPRISKITEKTVHGVYVGTISGQGNVGAANTVRDECYISSKSPVSSESSPLMILTYAEVKFIEAEAAFRDNNKPVAYAAFLAGVKASMDKLGVPAEDATKYITAISVGQANLTLLDIFREKYIVTYLNAEAWNDVRRFDYKYKDFKLPIGAVLGDKFIRRVAYPADEITENGSNVPAEVPLSTELWWDKP from the coding sequence ATGAACAAATTCATCAAAATAGGTAAAATTTCCTTATTGGCCCTAGCCCTGTTCTCCTTGAACAGTTGCAAGGACTATTTCGAAATGACCGATAACCCTAACTTGGTTCAAACCCCGCCTTTGAACGCCCTATTGACTACAGCTACACATAAGGCTGCATTCAACAACTATAGGATTGCATATTTCAACAATCAGTACTCGCAATATTTCGCGAGCCCTTCTGGTGGTTCGGATACAGATACTTACCAGATCACCAATAACTCCTCAACTTGGAACAACCTTTTTTATTCTTTAGCAGACCTGTATGACTTTATGGTCAAATCGGAAGAAGCTGGAGCTTCGCATCACCTTGCTGTCGCACAAGCTTTGACAGCGTATCAATTGGCCTTGGTCGCTGATACTTGGGGCTCTGTTCCTTTCAGCAAGGCCTTTGGAAAAGAAGAAACCCTTACCGTTCCTTTTGACTCCGAAGAAGACTTATATAAAGCGCAGGTCGACCTTATCAATAAAGCTTTGGAGAATTTCAAAAAAACGGATGCTACCCAAGAGCTGAGTGCCAAGGATGATCTTTTATGTGGCGCAGACCTAGACAAATGGATCAAACTGACCAACGGATTAAAAGCCCGCGTCCTGAACAAGATAAGCAAGAAAGCTGCATACAATCCAAAACAAGTTTTGGCAGCTGCCCAAGCTTCATTACAATCCAATGCTGAAGATATTGGTATGTCTACCTTTGATGGTGTAAATCCATGGGCATCCATCTCGATCAGCAACCTATTGAATAACTTGGACGGTTGGTTAGGAAGTAATTTCATTGATCAAATGAATGGTAAAACTTATGGAATTGTAGACCCAAGAATTTCCAAGATCACAGAAAAAACAGTTCATGGCGTTTATGTAGGTACAATAAGCGGTCAAGGTAACGTAGGTGCTGCCAATACGGTTCGCGATGAATGTTATATCAGTTCCAAATCACCTGTAAGCAGTGAATCTTCTCCATTGATGATCTTGACTTATGCTGAAGTAAAATTCATTGAAGCAGAAGCCGCTTTTAGAGACAATAACAAACCTGTAGCTTATGCTGCTTTCCTTGCCGGTGTCAAAGCCAGTATGGATAAATTAGGTGTTCCTGCTGAAGATGCCACAAAATACATTACGGCAATCTCCGTAGGTCAGGCAAACCTAACGCTATTGGACATTTTCCGCGAAAAATACATCGTCACCTACCTCAATGCTGAAGCATGGAACGATGTACGCCGCTTCGATTACAAGTACAAAGACTTCAAACTACCGATCGGCGCCGTATTAGGCGACAAATTTATACGCAGAGTAGCTTACCCTGCTGATGAAATCACCGAAAACGGATCCAATGTACCAGCTGAAGTACCATTGAGTACCGAGCTATGGTGGGATAAACCGTAA
- a CDS encoding dipeptide epimerase has translation MNSNEWQSKNMGKFTLRFKPYTLELRHVFTVASFSRSTTPVVLTELEYDGIIGYGEASMPPYLGESQESVMNFLNKIDLSRFNSPFQTEEILQYIDQVDAKNTAAKAAVDIALHDVLGKIMGQPFYKIWGLNPDLIPPTSYTIGIDTEEMIRKKVAEAEQFKILKVKLGLDTDKMIIDTIRSVTDVPLCADVNQGWKNKEEALEMSHWLKERNVVFLEQPMPKEMIDENAWLTERSPIPTIADEGCQRLADVPALKDVYTGINIKLMKCTGMREAKRMAELARSLDMKVMLGCMTETSCAITAAAQLAPLVDWADLDGALLIANDIYDGMQVRDGNCILPNRPGIGILKI, from the coding sequence ATGAACAGCAACGAGTGGCAAAGCAAAAATATGGGGAAATTTACCCTGCGTTTCAAGCCCTATACGCTTGAACTACGCCATGTATTTACCGTAGCTTCTTTTAGTCGATCAACAACCCCTGTTGTCTTGACTGAACTCGAATATGATGGCATTATTGGCTATGGCGAGGCAAGCATGCCCCCTTACCTTGGGGAATCCCAGGAATCGGTCATGAATTTCTTGAACAAGATTGATCTTTCTAGGTTCAACTCCCCTTTCCAAACCGAAGAAATCCTTCAATACATCGATCAGGTCGATGCTAAGAACACGGCAGCTAAAGCTGCTGTCGATATCGCATTACACGATGTATTAGGCAAAATAATGGGCCAGCCATTTTATAAAATATGGGGATTAAACCCTGATCTTATTCCGCCAACTTCCTATACCATTGGAATAGATACGGAAGAAATGATCCGCAAAAAAGTAGCTGAGGCTGAGCAATTCAAGATCTTGAAAGTAAAACTTGGTCTAGATACAGACAAAATGATCATTGATACGATCCGTTCAGTAACGGATGTCCCTTTATGTGCCGATGTCAACCAAGGCTGGAAGAACAAGGAAGAAGCTTTGGAAATGTCCCATTGGTTAAAGGAAAGAAACGTTGTTTTCCTGGAACAACCGATGCCAAAGGAAATGATCGATGAAAATGCTTGGCTAACTGAACGTTCTCCAATCCCTACGATTGCGGACGAAGGTTGCCAGCGCCTTGCCGATGTGCCGGCTCTAAAAGATGTTTATACAGGCATCAACATCAAATTGATGAAGTGTACTGGCATGCGTGAAGCCAAAAGAATGGCCGAATTAGCCCGCTCTTTAGATATGAAAGTGATGTTGGGTTGTATGACTGAAACCTCCTGTGCCATTACCGCAGCAGCTCAGTTAGCTCCATTAGTGGATTGGGCAGATTTGGATGGGGCCTTATTGATTGCAAATGACATCTACGACGGTATGCAGGTAAGAGATGGGAATTGCATTCTTCCCAACCGTCCTGGAATTGGAATTTTAAAAATATAA